From one Bos javanicus breed banteng chromosome 15, ARS-OSU_banteng_1.0, whole genome shotgun sequence genomic stretch:
- the LOC133261270 gene encoding olfactory receptor 52H1 — MVLFNLSSDNPGPFILVGIPGLEQAHVWIGIPFCIIYIVAIVGNCILLYLILVEHSLHEPMFFFLSMLAMTDLTLSTVGIPKTLSIFWLGAREITFPGCLTQVFFLHYSFVLDSAILMAMAFDRYVAICSPLRYNSILTPKTIIKIVVGISFRSFCIILPVVFLLIRLPFCRTRIIPHTYCEHIGVARLACADISINIWYGFCVPIMTVISDVILIAVSYTLILCAVFRLPSQEAHQKALGTCGSHVCVILMFYTPAFFSILAHRFGHNVSHTFHIMFANLYIVIPPALNPIVYGVKTKQIREKVTILFSSKRT; from the coding sequence ATGGTCCTTTTCAACCTGAGCAGTGACAACCCAGGACCCTTCATTCTGGTGGGGATCCCAGGCCTGGAGCAAGCCCATGTGTGGATTGGAATTCCCTTCTGTATCATCTATATTGTAGCCATTGTGGGAAACTGCATCCTTCTCTACTTAATCTTGGTGGAGCATAGCCTTCACGAACCcatgttcttctttctctccatGCTGGCCATGACTGACCTCACCTTGTCCACAGTTGGTATTCCTAAAACACTCAGTATCTTTTGGCTTGGGGCTCGAGAGATCACATTCCCAGGGTGCCTCACACAAGTGTTCTTCCTCCACTACAGCTTCGTCCTGGATTCAGCCATCCTGATGGCCATGGCatttgaccgctatgtggccatctgctcTCCCTTGAGATACAACTCTATCTTGACCCCCAAGACTATCATCAAGATTGTGGTGGGAATCTCCTTTCGTAGTTTCTGCATCATCCTGCCGGTTGTATTCTTGCTCATACGACTGCCTTTCTGTAGGACACGCATCATACCACACACATACTGTGAGCACATAGGTGTTGCCCGGCTCGCCTGTGCGGACATCTCCATCAACATCTGGTATGGCTTTTGTGTTCCCATCATGACAGTCATCTCAGATGTGATCCTCATTGCCGTTTCTTACACACTCATTCTCTGTGCTGTCTTCCGCCTCCCCTCCCAAGAAGCCCACCAGAAGGCCCTGGGCACCTGTGGTTCCCATGTCTGTGTCATCCTCATGTTTTATACACCTGCCTTTTTCTCCATCCTTGCCCATCGCTTTGGACACAATGTCTCCCACACTTTCCACATCATGTTTGCCAACCTCTACATTGTTATCCCACCTGCACTCAACCCCATTGTTTATGGAGTGAAGACCAAGCAGATCAGAGAGAAGGTcaccattttgttttcttccaagaggACATAA